Proteins from a single region of Juglans microcarpa x Juglans regia isolate MS1-56 chromosome 5S, Jm3101_v1.0, whole genome shotgun sequence:
- the LOC121267371 gene encoding transcription factor bHLH144-like — MQGDQQFFHETALPNQEGNSYVHTPVAPAFDALLNSSARYSTPFHGIEFQPSEVCPKNFIIFDQTDHRSQIMFHPWISNKCSAPGTGATCIEVKEVDRMEREISLPLKEDSDDIDALLSLEEDGQEYDDEEVSTARTSGDHRSSSPDSFSSYCSKPKKSRFSSSIQKSSSSSDSCNNERKRQKMKKMVRALRGIVPGGNQMNTAAVLAEAVRYLKSLKVEVQKLGVGDSNDV; from the coding sequence ATGCAGGGTGACCAGCAATTTTTCCATGAAACGGCTCTACCAAATCAAGAGGGGAACAGTTATGTGCACACTCCAGTTGCACCTGCTTTTGATGCACTGTTGAATTCGAGTGCTAGGTACTCGACACCTTTTCATGGTATCGAATTTCAACCTTCTGAGGTTTGCCCCaagaattttattatctttgaTCAAACAGATCACCGGAGCCAGATTATGTTCCATCCTTGGATTTCCAACAAATGTAGTGCTCCTGGCACCGGTGCAACCTGCATTGAAGTGAAAGAAGTTGATCGCATGGAAAGAGAAATATCATTGCCACTGAAAGAGGATTCAGATGATATTGATGCATTGTTGAGTTTAGAAGAGGATGGACAAGAATATGATGATGAAGAGGTTAGCACAGCCCGAACTAGTGGAGATCATAGAAGCTCGTCCCCAGATTCTTTCTCCAGCTATTGTTCAAAACCAAAGAAGAgtagattttcttcttctattcagAAGTCCTCGAGCAGCAGTGACAGCTGCAACAATGAAAGGAAACggcagaaaatgaagaagatggtGAGGGCATTGAGAGGGATAGTACCTGGTGGCAATCAAATGAATACTGCTGCTGTGCTAGCTGAAGCCGTTAGGTACCTCAAGTCTCTCAAGGTTGAAGTACAGAAGCTTGGAGTTGGGGATTCAAATGATGTCTAA